From the genome of Desulfobotulus mexicanus, one region includes:
- a CDS encoding pilus assembly PilX family protein gives MKKQIQSVTENEEGMILITALVLLVVLTLIGISAMQSSTLQERMAGNMEQRDIAFQMAEAGLREAEDIFLSGLLPDFGTEGVYIAGHATLAPPAAWWVGDEDSAEADSGARYVIEFITEISTGSTSSDSMAFAPEIFDAAMYRITSRAESGRAVVMLQTTFQF, from the coding sequence ATGAAAAAACAGATTCAGTCTGTCACAGAAAATGAAGAAGGCATGATTCTCATTACAGCCCTGGTTCTTCTGGTTGTTCTCACCCTCATTGGCATATCAGCCATGCAGTCTTCCACTCTGCAGGAGCGTATGGCAGGTAATATGGAACAAAGGGATATTGCCTTTCAGATGGCCGAGGCGGGCCTAAGGGAGGCGGAGGATATTTTTTTAAGCGGTCTCCTGCCAGATTTTGGTACCGAAGGTGTTTATATCGCAGGTCATGCTACCCTCGCTCCGCCTGCGGCGTGGTGGGTGGGTGACGAAGATTCGGCTGAAGCAGACAGCGGAGCAAGGTATGTCATTGAGTTTATAACTGAAATCAGTACTGGAAGCACAAGCAGTGATTCCATGGCCTTTGCTCCGGAAATCTTTGATGCGGCCATGTACCGCATTACCAGCCGGGCTGAGAGCGGGCGGGCTGTGGTGATGCTGCAGACAACCTTTCAGTTTTGA